In Neodiprion virginianus isolate iyNeoVirg1 chromosome 6, iyNeoVirg1.1, whole genome shotgun sequence, the genomic window ATTAACAGCGAAATACTAGACTTACCACAAAATATTGTGggttttttttgtaacaatttcAAGCGCTATAAAATCATgtcatttaattaattttcaacgtaatgaaatttattttttactaaaaGCAGGCTCCTTTACAGAGAAATTGCATgtattacatattattactAGCGCCAAGTCGAACGTACCCATTGACTATACCCGTGCATTATACAGTGTACGGTTCAAATCCGCGTTCCAAGTAACATCACACTCGGTGCTGTCGATGACGTCACAATCGGCGCGACACGCCGCCGCGAAAACTCGTAGCCTCTGCGGGCTCGATATAGCACACGGTCCTTTCGAACAGGAGAGATAAAATAAGCGGCGGTGTATTGGCAAAGCAGTGTGCTCTCGCGCTTTAGTCGTTGAGGATCGCCTAGAGATTGTCAACTACGGCAATCATTCGTACAAACGTCGCATAccgaaattgcaaaatttccGCATCGAAAAGGCGAATCAGTTGTGTGATACACAGTATAAATactattttattgttagtggCACAGGACTGGCGGCGCACATTAGTTTAACAAGTTGAAATGGTACTCAGGGACTTTCAGATACTCTTTGACAATCCGTGGAATACGTTCTATGGAGGCCAGACTGTGACTGGACGGGTTCTCGTAGTCATTGACTCAACGAAGAAGATTCGTGGTAAGATAATCGCGACTTGACTGATGTCCATGCCTTACAATTAGATTTCCACAGAGCTTCTTAACCGAGGCGGGAGATTGCCGACCGCGCCTTTTTCTGTATCGAATTACAAGCAGTACCGACGATTTAGAAGTATCATGTCCTCCTTTCTCGCTATaattctcattgtcagtgcaATTTTGGTAATGTGATTAATTATAAGGTTCAGCATAAACAAAAACGTATATATAAACATTCGAAACAGATTCATAACTTTACGCACGATACGTATAGGATGTGCTACATTCCGTTAATTAAATCAGAACGGTGGGAAGCATAGTTGAATATACTCTGCAATAacataaaaatagaaaaaagtgGGCTAAGTGGGTTGGGTTCGTTGGTGTATTATCATGAACATGAGAACAGCGGTCTCTAATATATTATGGCTATTAGTTATTCGAATCACGATATTGCATGGAGGGCGTTCAGCCGCGTTTTTGAGCGTATAATTATAGCGTGAAACGGTTGAACGGATATCAAAAATACCAGGCAACGAAAGAATTCGGCAAGTAGGCAGATTCGAAAATGCAGAAATAAGATTGTCAAAACGCTAGATACGACTCACGGGGATCTGGCGGAGCTGTCAAATCATTTCTATTTTAGTACATTCGGATActtatgaaataattattcagaaCGAAGTTTAGAACACTGCATTACAGATATTTATATCCGTATCCCATTGCCTTCTCAGGTATAAATATAAGGATAAAAGGCGAAGCGAATACTGCCTGGACAGAGAGTAAATCTGAGCTGAACAATGATGGAAAGTACAACGACGAAAACCAAATGGTTACCGGTCACGAGCAATATTTCAATATACAATACTATCTCCTTGGTGGAGCTTCAGGTAAGATTTATGATGTTGGTTTTGAGTATTTACTGCGAGAAttaatcaattctttcaaacCAGATCAATTACGATTGTCAACCGTGACACATTCTACGCGCTTTACGTATAGTtagttataggtatacacgtcgtacattttcaatttacagtCGCAAAATTATTTACCCGGATCACAAATTGTCCTAACTATAAGTTAATCGATATGTCAATGCCGAGTTACCTCCCATTGAAACTCTAAAATACTTGGTCTTGTACAGAAAAAACTTATTTAAAGTTTGTTCATATGTGCCCCATTATTAAAGACTTGATGGCGTAGGAAGACAACAATCGTGCGTAGTAATACCGGAATGATTGTAGTATCTGTAGAAAAGGACAGAGTATCGATGAAGATACCTTGtgtaaaatctgaaacatttcCCGTGATGGTCAGTCATTAGTAAATGATGTAACAGTCAAAGCATTGAGGTATATTTACAAGTGATGTAGGAATGTCACGTTTCTTTTGCCTGTAGATTCTAGTAGCCATACCGTACACGTGTAAATATAAGtgggtgtatatatatatatatatatatatatatatatacgtgaatAGGTGTCGAGATTCAGCTACCTCCCGGCGAACACACTTATCCCTTCAGCTGTGTCCTGCCGCCGAATTTGCCGAGTAGTTTTGAATCGGACCTAGGCCACGTACGATATACTGTAAAGGCAACCTTGGATCGACCATGGAAATTTGATCAAGAAGTGAAAACAGCATTTACGGTCATATCGCCGCTCGATCTTAACCAGGAACGAGGAGCCGcggtaataattttctttccgtGATGTGATTGCATGAGATACGAAAggcgcgaaaatttttataatttatttttcggaaataACTCGTTTTAGGAACCTGTCAATGAGGAATTAACGAAGACCTTTTGCTGCCTATGCTGTGGGTCCGCACCTCTGAACGTAAATGTGATGCTACCAGTGCGAGGCTACGTCCCGGGCCAAGTTATTCCGATTAGGGTGAACGTTGAGAATCTCAGTAATGTAACAGTCGACACAGTCAAGTTCGTGCTGAGAAAAGTACGGTGACAATTAACCAATCAATCGTGGTTATATTCTATTTACGGCAATTGTAAATTGCAATACATCGTGTTTTGGTTATAGGTAGTAACTTTCACGGCAAGCTTACCGTCTCATGCAACGAAGAAGGTCAAGATCGTAGTTTCGGAAATCGGAAAAGGACCCGTGGAAGCCGGTGCTACCGTACATTGGGAGGAAAGGCTTACCGTTCCTCCACTTCCGCCTTCGAACCTCGCGAATTGCGGTATCATCAAACTTGAGTACTGCATCAAAATAGAGGCCTGCGTTTCGGGGTGGTAAGTTGGAAACTATTACTGCCATAAGCGTATTCTTTGCTTTCGATATGTAAATTTCCATGCGCGTTTCTAGGTATCACCGTAatctgaagaaaaatatccCGGTATACGTGGGTACGGTCCCTCTCACGAGTTACCAACCTCCGATTGCTCTACCACCTGGTACCGGCCTCAAACCTGATGACTATCCAACCAAACTGGCAGATCCAACATACGGCGGTTATCCGAGCGGCTATCCAGCCTTTAATCCATCTGCTACCGCACCAGCAGCAACTGCACCTGGTTTCGTCGCGCCAGATCAATCTGGAAACACGATGCCAGTAGCACCACCGCCGTTGCCACCAGCGATGGACATGTACCCCAATCTTCGTAAGTGAATTCGCACCGAATGATGCTTTGCCCGAATTGATTttctggaattttttaaactgtttTGCATTCCATTTGTTCAACAGCCCCACCATCATACGCAGAATCGCGTTACGGAGCACGTAGTATACGTGAGCGTGGTGAGTCAGAACATGTACTCGGAGCAAGAAATCAATTTGCGCCAAGGTATCCCGTCTACAACTTTGCACAAGAATAGAAAACTCAATGTATTCGAAACTGAGCGTGCTGTGAAAGTGAATCTCTACATAATATTCCAAAGCTAGacatttgttcaatttcactgACAAGTTTTACGCATTAATAAATGTTGCGTTATCCAGACAAATCgagtaataatatttaaagtgAACAATTGAGGAATTAACATAAGGACACTATTTTTTAACATTGTTGTAAATGCTTCTGTACTAACATCAATTATTAAGTTTTTACATGTTTTGATGCAGCTATATAGATATAAAATAGATCATTCGCTAAAAAAGACTGTGTTAATAAATTgcttatattttgaaaacgttACAACGGTCACCATTATTAAGGTGGCGATAATATTGCTCAAATGTAAATCCCTGATTTTTCCTGTctaaaaattcagaattccCTATAATGTTGGACAGCTTTTATGACGAAAAGTTTCAGAAATTATGCACCTTCAATATATAAATTTAGATCCAAAAACCCATAGTATTGCCTCGTTTCACACATATAATTACAAATTGAACAATGCCATTTCCGGAAGTTAGCTTACCTGACTTTACGAAACATAGCTGAGTTTTCAAcacaatttataaaaaaatgcgTTTTTTCTGCAGGCCATCATAATTGAcatttagataaaatatttaaaataatactTTTATAGACAAAATTCCCTGATTATTCCCGATTTTCTTGGTGTTTCGCCACCCTGATTATGTAAACATAGTTCAAATGTCTAAACGtattaatcaaattttgaatattggGTAGATTCAAACTTAAAGTGAGGACAGCACCAACAAGGTTGAATGAAATGAAGACCATTAAAAATAGTCAAAAAAATCCCCTGACTTTTCCTGGACCAAATTATTAGTTTTCCCCGACTAAAATCCAAACTTATAATAGCGATTCCAGTATCTAATAAATAGAGCTCTATTTCAATTCGTATTTAAAAATACGTTTCTGATCTATTTAACGATGATGCTAACCGAGCACATGGAGACAAATATTCTAAATATTTTGCTTTTTCAAGAGGGAAGCTTTATTCTCTCTCCATACCTCCATACAAAATCCGCTGAATTTTCTCTGATTTCCCAGTTTTGGCTGACTAGGTCatcataaattattcaatatagACACATTTCTATTTTTGATGCCTCAATTTTGCCAACTTCAAATACTGACGGATTCCCAATTCTCAAGCTATTCGTACTAAatacagtaatttttttacaacttttttattttcaacaacgaTGATTAAATTCATAGTGTATAAAAGGAAAGAATTCtgattaattatatatagTATTCTATAACATGTGACATTGTAAATTGCAAATAACAAAATGAATCTAGGAGTTCCAGTTGGTAGACTGAATTATTAAAGAATGCAGCAAGTCTGGTAATTCATATTAAGTTTCTCACTGTTGAATTTGCAGCCCTACTGATATCAATAAAACTTGTGATTCGTGATTCAAATAACTAAGTGAAAAAATAGTTATGAATTGTAAGAAATCATTGATACTGCAAAAACGCAAATCCATGTCTGTGAAAAACATTCACTGTTGCAGACTCAGCTGTCACAGTATCTTTGCAATTGAGTAAGCTTTGTTCTAAACGATAAGTGCCAGAGTTCACCTTTTCTGTGGCAAATTCTTGAACTTGACAAGATATACAGTTTCCATTCTATCATTGAGCCAGAATTTCATTAACTCATACTCAAGTGTTCACTTACTCAATGTATTTTCTCTGACATCGTACCTATCAAACCGAATGAACTCCCGTGATGAATGCTTCAACAGATGCAATAGGTGCATCCGGTAAAATACCATGACCCAAATTTGCAATGTACCGCTCCTTGCCAAATGTTTTGACCATATTTGCAGCACGTTGGAATACTTCAGCCTAAGTGAAAATATGGTAAAAATATCACGCAGAAAATTAGTATTTCGCGTTAGTTATGGTCATAGTTCAATAGTGTCAACCAAAGTACCTCTGATGCATATAGTGCACAAGGATCCATATTCCCCTGCAGAGTAACATTTGGTCCTAATCGGGCCCTTGCCTCTGCAGGATCTACCGTCCAATCCAATCCAATCACATCATATCCACTTTCCTTAACGAGCATTTCAAGGGAATTCAAGGTAGCACCCTTAGGAAATGCAGTCTATGAcatattaatttcattacacAATAAATTAGTTTTAATTACTTATAAATTTTGGAGTGACGAAAAATGGTGAACAAGGCAATGTAAATACCATTGGAACTTGTGGAATGTTAAGCTCATCcagttttttcttcactcCTTCGTTGATTTGCTTAAGAtatttgagagaaaatttttgaaataattcatcgtttaaaaaatcacccgaACTCTCAAATACTTGTAGGAGCTGAGCACCAGATTTTACTTGCATCACCAAGTAATCAATTACAACATTAGTGATCTGTTGTAGCAACTGATGTGAAGCCTCTGGATAATGATAAAGCCAAAACCTGGCTTGAGCCATTGTTGAACTACCACCACCTTGCACCATGTAGCCCATTAATGTCCACTATAATTTGAACATAATGTTTAATGGCACAATGATCTCTGTACTTCTGATGTGAAATGTTAGAGTAAAAACACAGACAAGAAGTGAAGTGTTGTAAGATAATTATTGGACCAAGGAAAAGGTATCTTTGACAAAGTAAAATACTGACCGGTGCCCCAGTAAAACCGATGAGGGGTACTTTTCCTTGTAAACATTGTCGTGTCAGCGTTATGGCATCGCCGACATAACCCAAAGTTTTCTCAACATCGGGCGTTATCAATCTTAATAAATGAGATGGGTCTGTTAGAGGTTCTGGCAAAACTGGACCCTACAAGACCCAcataaagtaaataatttttatatttacatgaTCATGcatataataatgaatttaatgaattaatttttcaatagaCAACATCTTTTCACTATTTAAAATATGATGACTTACAACTCCAGCTTTCATTTCCACTTCCATCCCCATAGCCTGTGGGATAACTAAGATGTCAGAGAATATTATGCTAGCGTCATAGTCAAATCTCCTTATGGGTTGCAGGGTGACTTCACATGCAAGCGCAGGTGTTCGACagatggtaaaaaaatcatGTTTTAAACGAATTTCCCTGAATTCAGGTAAATGTCTTCCAGCTTGTCGCATAATCCAAACAGGAACCTTGTCAACAGGCTCTCCTCGAACAGCTCTGAGCAGCCGGTCATTTTTTAGAGGTGGAAAATTATGCTCGGTCATTCTGTAatggttgaatttttaaaacatcaTGCCAAATGACCAGATCATAAATGACTGATAGATACCAAGCACCAAAAGTAAATGtcatggaaaaattatgtttcacagcattattatttacaatcgCTGTTGAATGCAGTTAATGCTTACTGGTTAAAATAACATTGATACTTATCTGAATACGAGTAGGTTATGTTAAGTTAAGGGTTTGAACGAGAAGTGGGAACTATAGTATGTATAGTAAAACAAAATAGTTTGATTATTTGATAAACACTTACCTTGCCTCAACAAAGAAATAACAATTACTATCATATATTAGTAATTACAAAAGACAATTACTATTAATTCACACCACCTTCGTTAAATACTGTGTGACCGTACGACTATGCGACGAATTTTCTCACTCATAAGATTGCATATATGTCAGACATACATACCGATCGTGCCAACGGCGTAAAATTATCGTACATGGGCAAAAGTTatcatacatttttaaatttcgttcAATCATAGCttgcaatatttgaaaaaccattagcttaatattattacatacatatattatgcCCGATacccaatttttcgaattgtaTTATTCTCGAGCACATGGCGggaaaatttatgtatttcGAACATGtcatgaaagaaaattaaattcaaatgtTATATCTcagttatttattcatattcaacttttaaataacaaaatttatatatacaaaGCTAGTGACTATTGAGGTTTATTGGCGCACGTAATATCGCAATTCTCAGAAATTTCACTCTACGTTGGCtctgataaatttttgttaaattcaaacaagaagtaatatatacaaattatcGCACATCTATGGCACTTTCAATAATTATCTTACGGCTGGGAACACTGCGCACAATGACACACACCTGCTGTGCTTCTTTCTTCATCTACATTGTCTTCTATTTCCTTTTATTGGTTACCCGGATCGTCCGGAACCCCCCGTCTCAAATATAGGTTTGTATTTACATATGGATAGTTAGGCTGCACTTTCACGTGCAGCAAACAGCTGGATGCAGCAACAGCAAAAATGCTCTGATTGGTCAATGATTCTGGTGTTTTCTTCAGTATTTTGCGGTACCTGAATATAGCTTTTCGAAGTAGAAATAAACCATTACAGCAGTTGGTTTTGCTGCGTACAGCAGAAGCCTCCCACCACGTACGTAACCAGCAGCCGATGAGAGTATTTTGCTATTGCTGTTTGCTGAGGTTTCTCTCTGTTTGCTGCACGTGAAAAAGCAGCTTGATACGTTCGATAGCCCTGTTAATGTTACACTCACGGTTTCGAATGAGCACCGTAGGCACTGTCGGCTGCGCGCCACAAACCGAGCAGCGAAACGAAAAAGAGCCTACTTACTGCTACTTACTCACGCTTTCAGGCAACCTACGTATACACTGGTGGGTTGACACTTGCCCTAACGGGATATTGCCATCATGAAGACTAGAggtagaaaaaagaacaagtgCACGTATTTGGGACTTGGTCGAGGAGCTTTACTTGATGATTTCaagaaagataaataaatcagCGCACGTATTGAACTTTCAATGTTTGATCAAAGGAATCATATATATTAGCTGCTTTCCTTTGTAATGGAAGGcatcgaaatttatttcagaaaaaGCAGTAAAAATATACTCACTGTCAGATTATTTCAATGACATTAATGAAGAGCACGCAACCATGCTCTGTCTTCTGCACTGATTCTTTTGAAGTTATACAGCTATTCTGCAAGCACCAGGCATGATACAGTAATTGACGAATATTTACAATCTactttattacttttatttatccaTTTCAATTACTTAATTAATCATTCACTCACTAATCTTATTAAAATCTAAATACACAAGAGATTCAACTCAATTGTGTGGCTATTAATTGCTTTTCTCAAACGTGTAATTAGCAGTTTAAAAGGACTTGCCTGATTCCAAATTTTCGTGAATCTACATTtagagaaatttatttcaaagtagaatcaattcttttcaacattttccagCTTGTTTAAAATCAGAATCTATAA contains:
- the LOC124306909 gene encoding arrestin domain-containing protein 17 isoform X1, with protein sequence MVLRDFQILFDNPWNTFYGGQTVTGRVLVVIDSTKKIRGINIRIKGEANTAWTESKSELNNDGKYNDENQMVTGHEQYFNIQYYLLGGASGVEIQLPPGEHTYPFSCVLPPNLPSSFESDLGHVRYTVKATLDRPWKFDQEVKTAFTVISPLDLNQERGAAEPVNEELTKTFCCLCCGSAPLNVNVMLPVRGYVPGQVIPIRVNVENLSNVTVDTVKFVLRKVVTFTASLPSHATKKVKIVVSEIGKGPVEAGATVHWEERLTVPPLPPSNLANCGIIKLEYCIKIEACVSGWYHRNLKKNIPVYVGTVPLTSYQPPIALPPGTGLKPDDYPTKLADPTYGGYPSGYPAFNPSATAPAATAPGFVAPDQSGNTMPVAPPPLPPAMDMYPNLPPPSYAESRYGARSIRERGESEHVLGARNQFAPRYPVYNFAQE
- the LOC124306909 gene encoding arrestin domain-containing protein 17 isoform X2, whose amino-acid sequence is MVLRDFQILFDNPWNTFYGGQTVTGRVLVVIDSTKKIRGVEIQLPPGEHTYPFSCVLPPNLPSSFESDLGHVRYTVKATLDRPWKFDQEVKTAFTVISPLDLNQERGAAEPVNEELTKTFCCLCCGSAPLNVNVMLPVRGYVPGQVIPIRVNVENLSNVTVDTVKFVLRKVVTFTASLPSHATKKVKIVVSEIGKGPVEAGATVHWEERLTVPPLPPSNLANCGIIKLEYCIKIEACVSGWYHRNLKKNIPVYVGTVPLTSYQPPIALPPGTGLKPDDYPTKLADPTYGGYPSGYPAFNPSATAPAATAPGFVAPDQSGNTMPVAPPPLPPAMDMYPNLPPPSYAESRYGARSIRERGESEHVLGARNQFAPRYPVYNFAQE
- the LOC124306910 gene encoding uroporphyrinogen decarboxylase isoform X1; protein product: MYDNFCPCTIILRRWHDRMTEHNFPPLKNDRLLRAVRGEPVDKVPVWIMRQAGRHLPEFREIRLKHDFFTICRTPALACEVTLQPIRRFDYDASIIFSDILVIPQAMGMEVEMKAGVGPVLPEPLTDPSHLLRLITPDVEKTLGYVGDAITLTRQCLQGKVPLIGFTGAPWTLMGYMVQGGGSSTMAQARFWLYHYPEASHQLLQQITNVVIDYLVMQVKSGAQLLQVFESSGDFLNDELFQKFSLKYLKQINEGVKKKLDELNIPQVPMTAFPKGATLNSLEMLVKESGYDVIGLDWTVDPAEARARLGPNVTLQGNMDPCALYASEAEVFQRAANMVKTFGKERYIANLGHGILPDAPIASVEAFITGVHSV
- the LOC124306910 gene encoding uroporphyrinogen decarboxylase isoform X2 — its product is MTEHNFPPLKNDRLLRAVRGEPVDKVPVWIMRQAGRHLPEFREIRLKHDFFTICRTPALACEVTLQPIRRFDYDASIIFSDILVIPQAMGMEVEMKAGVGPVLPEPLTDPSHLLRLITPDVEKTLGYVGDAITLTRQCLQGKVPLIGFTGAPWTLMGYMVQGGGSSTMAQARFWLYHYPEASHQLLQQITNVVIDYLVMQVKSGAQLLQVFESSGDFLNDELFQKFSLKYLKQINEGVKKKLDELNIPQVPMTAFPKGATLNSLEMLVKESGYDVIGLDWTVDPAEARARLGPNVTLQGNMDPCALYASEAEVFQRAANMVKTFGKERYIANLGHGILPDAPIASVEAFITGVHSV